Proteins encoded within one genomic window of Hahella chejuensis KCTC 2396:
- a CDS encoding GNAT family N-acetyltransferase gives MKVKDVKLGQGLVVRPSTASDKAFLEQLHNSTREDLRLIDGERDFVESIIDMQFKAQQQGYGAQFPNAMYFVIEKQHERIGKVTIDFGHNEVHVIDIAFIPQARGKGFGEEVIRSLQAAAAQICAPLTLSVLMQNVAAKKLYLKLGFVTESILPPYERMMWRPEIVQRVMV, from the coding sequence ATGAAAGTGAAGGATGTGAAATTAGGGCAGGGCCTGGTTGTCCGCCCCTCTACCGCTTCTGATAAAGCGTTTCTGGAGCAACTTCATAACAGTACGCGAGAGGACTTGCGTCTGATAGACGGCGAGCGCGATTTCGTCGAATCCATCATCGACATGCAGTTCAAAGCGCAGCAGCAAGGATATGGCGCGCAATTTCCCAACGCCATGTATTTCGTCATTGAAAAGCAACATGAGCGTATCGGTAAAGTCACCATCGATTTCGGCCATAACGAAGTGCATGTCATCGATATCGCTTTTATTCCGCAAGCGCGCGGCAAAGGCTTTGGAGAGGAAGTCATCCGCAGCCTGCAAGCCGCCGCCGCACAAATCTGCGCGCCGCTGACGCTCAGCGTGCTGATGCAGAATGTCGCAGCGAAAAAACTCTATTTGAAACTGGGATTTGTCACAGAATCCATCTTGCCTCCCTATGAACGCATGATGTGGCGGCCTGAGATCGTGCAGCGTGTGATGGTATGA